A genome region from Triticum aestivum cultivar Chinese Spring chromosome 2B, IWGSC CS RefSeq v2.1, whole genome shotgun sequence includes the following:
- the LOC123039178 gene encoding uncharacterized protein, producing MASAVPRDQVDNTVDAAHFEVAFSTNGPAHSPTALPQLLKKARHFFTKKVPFSESSHPTPCPPYHLPPPARPPPPAQTTISALCDDLLRKILARVPDLPNLARAAFSCCAFLRDVRSDPAFRRRFRSLCPPPLLAFFLEIYMDLVLVYPSPWRPSDTGLADAFRGADFFKTRRMHGLKHVDDSGWEFDYMLGDEIQIAHRKQRASYSPLRQALSLYPDRQVLKDNSFLEFHTLSYQEDQGLQHVVCIRHDRYWARASVALFSSNTMEWQIFPWVETKALGLVPKNARSSINPGKVVDGFIYWIFPKGAGMLVLNATTSQFHRMDMPRPLSTVLFTTFKLGETKDGKLCIVHLNFEGINDGMLFVWLWGKDSDGVERWMFDKSFPLCAIVEFINCSMVIHSKVGILSVIDGFVYLSVAECRNRSNSSEWFLSFCLETSELHQLFEGPYQSHHDAHPYVMPWPPSLVYNKDGSEAKVTKNCAAEDSPVGKEKPRPILITALQSFKEALIDDDEANTTEAAAFFTIEDEKMSLMRKMATLDVRLTNARDHVLRLSADSAKLNIPCLDDDCHFCFLSQIHS from the exons TTTGAAGTTGCGTTTTCaacaaatgggccggcccacagTCCTACTGCTCTTCCCCAACTCCTAAAAAAAGCTCGCCATTTCTTCACGAAAAAAGTCCCCTTTTCTGAGAGCTCCCACCCCACGCCATGTCCACCCTACCATTTGCCGCCGCCGGCGAGACCCCCACCGCCCGCTCAAACCACCATCAGCGCTCTCTGCGACGACCTGCTCCGCAAGATCTTAGCCCGCGTCCCCGACCTCCCGAACCTCGCCCGCGCCGCCTTCTCCTGCTGCGCCTTCCTCCGTGACGTCCGCTCGGACCCCGCCTTCCGCCGCCGCTTCCGCTCGCTCTGCCCGCCGCCCCTCCTCGCGTTCTTCCTTGAAATTTACATGGATCTGGTCCTGGTCTACCCCTCCCCCTGGCGCCCCTCCGACACGGGCCTCGCCGACGCCTTCCGCGGCGCCGATTTCTTCAAGACCCGCCGCATGCACGGCCTCAAGCACGTCGACGACTCCGGGTGGGAGTTCGACTACATGTTGGGCGACGAGATTCAAATCGCCCACCGGAAGCAGCGAGCCAGCTACAGCCCGCTGAGGCAGGCCCTGTCCCTTTACCCCGACAGGCAagttttgaaggacaacagcttCCTTGAGTTCCACACGCTCTCCTACCAGGAGGACCAGGGGCTGCAGCATGTGGTCTGCATCCGCCATGACCGCTATTGGGCGCGGGCAAGTGTCGCTCTCTTCTCATCCAACACCATGGAGTGGCAAATTTTCCCTTGGGTGGAAACAAAGGCCCTGGGCCTGGTGCCCAAGAATGCCAGAAGCTCTATAAACCCTGGTAAGGTGGTTGATGGATTCATATACTGGATATTTCCGAAGGGAGCCGGTATGCTCGTGCTCAATGCGACGACATCTCAGTTCCACCGAATGGATATGCCGCGGCCCTTGAGTACGGTGCTCTTTACTACATTCAAGCTTGGCGAGACCAAGGACGGGAAGCTCTGTATCGTGCACCTAAATTTTGAGGGCATCAATGATGGGATGCTTTTTGTTTGGTTGTGGGGAAAAGATAGCGATGGTGTGGAGAGATGGATGTTTGACAAGTCGTTTCCATTGTGCGCAATTGTTGAGTTCATTAATTGTTCAATGGTAATTCATTCCAAAGTAGGAATTTTGTCAGTTATTGATGGCTTTGTGTACCTGTCAGTTGCTGAATGTCGGAACCGTAGTAATTCTTCAGAGTGGTTCCTATCATTTTGCCTGGAGACTTCAGAACTGCATCAGCTCTTTGAGGGCCCATATCAGAGTCATCATGATGCCCATCCCTATGTCATGCCGTGGCCTCCTTCTTTGGTATACAACAAG GATGGTTCAGAAGCTAAAGTTACTAAAAACTGTGCTGCAGAGGATAGTCCTGTGGGCAAAGAAAAACCTCGTCCTATCCTTATCACAGCATTGCAATCTTTCAAAGAAGCTTtgattgatgatgatgaagcaAATACTACCGAGGCAGCAGCCTTTTTCACAATTGAGGATGAGAAGATGTCTCTCATGAGAAAAATGGCTACTTTGGATGTACGATTGACAAATGCAAGAGATCATGTCCTGAGGTTAAGTGCTGACTCTGCAAAATTGAATATACCATGTCTTGATGATGATTGCCATTTCTGCTTTCTTTCACAAATTCACAGTTAG